One Coffea eugenioides isolate CCC68of chromosome 2, Ceug_1.0, whole genome shotgun sequence genomic window, ATACTATGAGTTTGTATCAAAATGCATTATCAATTATAATTGACCACTTTATGATATCGATAGTGATAGTGATCGTGGAATTCAAACCAAATGGCTCCTAAAAGAGATAAAAGggttctttgaaaaaaaaaaaaaaggaaaaatggagaTGAAAGAGTGACAACAATTAACAAACTAACACAGTAAAAGTGCAAATGTAGTTTGTACGTCCACCGTGAAACTCTAAGCCCTTGGTGTACTTCATATCCTAGTACAAATGCTCAATAAGTGCTTTAAAGACTTCAATCTTGGTGTTGAGTAATGGAATTGTTCTGCGTGTCCTTTCTTTCTATCCAAACATCGAATTCCCTAATTTTCCTACTTTGGATCGAGTTCTATTTGTAATTCTAATTAGTACAAGGTACCATGTCCTGGTCTAAAGGATGAAGgtgtatatcaattcaattaaGAGGACTGTAAGTATTTTTTTtcaccttctttttcttttaattactgGCACCTTTGGAAATATGTTGTCAGCTTAATACAATTGCTATTACTTAGTTGTGATACTGGAAAGCTAGttttaatttccttttttgaatatatatatatatatatatatatatatatatatatatatccctttGAGTTAGAAGGTTCTTTTCTCTATAAGCAAAATCAGGGAAACCAAAATGTTTTCTAGAAGTAGTTTTCGTAGCTTTAGTCCCTCAAACTTAATTACTATATATTAACATTGTCCATTGAAAGAATAGCTTGTATTATAAATTTCTTGAATACGATGTTACATATGAGATTGCTGTAGTGGCTCTAATAAGATTACAATTTAAAGTTAAATCTATTAAAAGAAAAGTCAATGAGGTCACGAGATCTGAGTTCAAATCTCTCATTTCTAACGGTTTGATTCACAACTTTTTAGGTTTCAACCGTCATTTGAAAAGATACAATTCCTGACATGTTTCTAACGGTTAATAACTGTTTAGAAAACATGAAATCTTATTTACATGAATCAATTTGTGTGGTCTTTTGGCTGTAGACAAAAAGATCTACAAACTCTAAAAAAATGTCTGCTCTTCTCTTCTTTGTTCTTTGGAGATTGTAACAATTTAGTCAAAGTTTTGCAATCAAAGTTTATCTTATCCTAGAGAATATTTGTCCTTAATCTTTAGCACAATATAATGGACGAATAAAGCCTCAAGAAAAGTGATTTACAAGCATAATTTGAAGcatttttctaattaattttacagtCATTTCATAGTATTCTCTTTGTTGTTGTTCGAACATGCATTGATCTATAGTATTTGTACATTTATACAAAAGCTGGAAAAGCTCAACCAACTTTTGACCAGAATATCAAGTTCGACCTCAATTCCCGAAACCCCTCAGACTAGTTAAGCTTGAGTTGAGCCTTTGACCATGCTGTGCTGATTGGCAAATCTAGCTATTCAATGGTAATCTTTAGTACCTATTAGATAGGTCCAAACAACATCTTTGATGTGCAAAATGAGGTCATGATTTGGAGAGGAGTTAGGACGACTAGGAGAACTAGGATCTAGTTGTAGATTGGCTCTTATTGTCTTAATCATCAAGTTCATATTTCTGTTGCATCTTGGTAAATTCGGTTCGCGTTCTTGCAAGGCAGGTTGTGAATAAGGGACGACAACGGTACTGTCCTTTGTGTAAACTGTGTTTGAGGAATTGATACTCCAGTActcaaaatttccttttctttcttgggaaaaaaaagaaaaaactctcGTATGATGAATTATCTTAATATTTGCTCTTCCATTTTCTAAaccagttaaaaaaaaaaattagtcagATATTCAACCAAATTAGGATACTCAAACTGGTCTATTTACTTCCAAAGTTGGCACTACGAAAATGACTCGGTCTATATGAAACTAGGTTAATTAAATTGGAAATTCACATAATTCGTAAAATAAGCTGCCAGTTTAACTTAATAATGAGGAACTAAGAATTGGGAAGCAATATAAGTCTGATCAATTGAATTAAGTACGGAGCTATGGATATTGGTATAGACATAATTAACCATTGGTGGTTCATTGCAAGTTGCGATCAATAGTACTAAATAAAAGCTTTTCCCTAAATTCTCATCACCATGACTCCTTTGTACTAGTCTTCAATATAATACAAAGTGAAAGCAACACGTTTTAGCTAGAGGAGCAAGACAAAGGAAACTCGAAGCTGGAAAGCAACTTTACTAGGTCGTAGTTCTTCCGTAGTTTCCAAAGAAAAACTCTACCAATTTCATCAATTAACACAAGGAAGGGTAAAATACATCAGAGAAGATTCAACATAAACTTAACAATACAAGGAAACAAGATGAGGTAAAAACCTAACCTCTAACAGGAAGAAAAGTACAAGACTCTAGATTCAATGCAGCAGGAGTTTCGCGGCGGAGAGAGAATATCTTGCACCTTATTTCAATCACTGAATATGCCAGAAGATCTATGGCCTTATTTCTATCACAATAAttgctcaaaagaaaatttgacaTTTTCAAagatactaaaaaaaaaagggcaaagaGATCATAGCAGCTGATCGAATGTTGTTGCCCAGAGACAGGTACCAGGCCTTTATTACTGCAGAATGGAGAAGACACACGAAAGATCGAGATAGAAGCTTCAGTGCCTCCACGTTATGAATTCGTTCGGGCGAGTTGAAGATAAAAACTAGCAAACATGAAATCCTGCAAAATAATTGTTTCAAGTTTGCAAAAGATGATGGATTAAGATTCAGGAGTGGAAGTCCAAGTTTACTACCTGTTAAAGAAGCAATTATAGAGCAGTTTGCTTGGCGTTCAGTACTCTGGAGGATAGTAAATGAGCTTAACTGGGCTAGTCTTTTTACTCTTTTGCTGCAAAGGCACTTCCAATTGTAGTTGCACAGTTCTCCTGGCAGATGAAACTACTGAATCCTTGGTATGTTCAACTTTGATCATCTCTAGCTTCTTCATGTAAACAAAGTCAGATGGGACCCTTTCTAGTGTTTTGCACTGCTAGAGAATAAGGCGTCTGAGTTCTGGAAAGTCATTGGCTTTAGCATCCCAACGCGCTTAAATCTGTAGCTCCAATGAAGAAACTTTCAGAGAAGGAAAACCCCCTCGCTTAGTCTTCCAATAATCTCCCTTAAAAGCATAGTCCTTCAACGTGAGCACGTCAAGATTCCTAAGGTTCCCCAGTATAGACATGTAATTCCAATCTAGACTTGTATTATGCAGACTCAGCCTTGTCAGCCTTGGCGGGAATTTGTGTGCCTGAGGAAGGGCAAGTAGCTTGGAGTTTACATCATCACCATATAGCTTCAAATTTTCAAGCGAGTCCAGTTCGCAAAGACTGTCAAACAAACTAGACTCGCCATGGCCCTCCACAAGATCGTGCAACTTCCCACGTATGCCAAGCTTCTTAAGGTTTTTAGCCCTTTTAAACACTTCTTTTGTAAGACTTTCAGGTGAAACGGTAGATAGAGTTTGTAGGTTTTCACCGCCAGGAGATTGATCTGGACATTTAGGCAAGGTTGTGGAGGTATTAGTATGTAGATGCCTTAGCTTTGTCATTGCCCAAATGTCTGCTTCTATTGCAAGGGTAGGGGATGTGGTGCGAACTACAAGAGTTTGCAAGTTAAGCAGGCTAGACATTTTTCTGGGAAGGATCTTGAGCTCACAACAGATGGCAATGAACTTTAGGAGAACAAGGTTAGGCAGTTGGACTGGAAAACGAGGTCCAGGGAGCTTGATGGACAGAATATCCAACACTCGGAGTAGATTGAACTGCTTAAATACATTTGGGCAGAGATCTTGGTTCAGTGTAGTTTCTTCCTGGCCAAAGCTCAAGAATGAACGGACATTCTGAGCAGGCAGTAGACTGGAAATGTAGTTCGAGAATTGAGAGTTAATGCAGAAAAGGCGACGGCTGGAAGATGAAACCGTCCCCGTGTCACATTCTTGGAAAAGATTTTCAGCTTTGGCTGTCCTTTTGCAGAAGTCACGCAGCGTATCATGGACTAAACACGTCTTAATCCGACCACTTAAGGTTCTCTGCCTCACCATCACTAAGTTCCTGTCAACCAATTCCCGCAAACATCTCTCAGCTGTTTCCTCCATGCTCTCTCTCTCAATCTGGGGAATGAAGCCTTCCGCTATCCACAACTGGAACAATTTTGAAACTTGGATCTCCAAGTCTTCAGGGAAGACACCAAGGTAGAGAAAACATGACTTGTATACATGACGCAAGTTATCATAACTCCGTCTTATTAAATCATCCACTAATTGTTTCTGGCTGTCACTGTCTAACTCATCCATGCTAAGTGATTTTTGAGCCACGCTCTCCCACCACTTCTCGTTTTCTGGATCATTCCTCAGAATACCTGCTGTTACCACTATTGCTAATGGTAGCCCGCCACATTTTTTCAGAATTCTTGATTCAGCAGGTTGCAGCTTCTCTGGACATTCATTTTCATTGAAAACCTTCGTCCTTAGTAATTCTTCAGCTTCTTCTATAGTCATAAATCGCAACAGGTAGGGATCAGTCTTTGTTGCAGCACGCTTGGCCATAGACTCTTGTCGAGTAGTTATCAACACCCTACTGCCCTTGTTATAATCTGGAAAAGCATCCTTGAGATCTTCCCATGCTTTTGTATCCCAAACATCGTCCATGACAATCAAATACTTGTACTTCAGTGTCTTTCGGACCTCCGCAACTAATTCTTGCACCGACATGTTACGATCCCTAATGTCCTTGATGAAGGCACTTAGTATACTAAGAAGCACTTCTTTCTTGTTGTAATCTTTCGAAACACTGACAAATATGCGAGTGAAAAAATGATATTCGACTTGAGGGTCATTCAGCACCTTTCTTGCAAGCGGCGTCTTCCCGAGTCCAAGCTTTCCATGAATCGACACTATTTCAGGTGAGTTTTCGTCACTATATTGCTCTGCCTCCGATGTGCTCTGCTCGTTTCTGTCGGACCTGCCTAGGTCTAGTTTTGGTACGCCAAGAAGATCCAGTACTGTCAGCTGCATCCTCAAACCCAATGATTCTGTCTCCCCATTGATTGCTTGCAGGCTATTTGCGTGAAAGTAAAGGAATCAATGACGGATTGAAACAGTTGAACCAGGagatatgtatatatatatgtattaagGGCTGAATCTTTGAACACgcatatttatatatatatatatattcttccCACAGATTTGGCCCCCAAATATACCAATATTCTTTTAGATTATTATCCATTGcaattgttttgaagctattcACATACAACATTGAATGGGATTTGAACAAGATTTAACTTTAGAAagtctaaaataaaaaaactcaaaataaaTACACAATCCTAACGAAACTTCTCTTTACATAACAGTGGTATCAATCTAAGGATACTGCCTCCACAGGTCATAGACCCTAGTTTCGTCACTATCTAATAATCTGTATATGGCCCGTGAAGGTCAAGGTATGATGCTCCAAGATCAAATTTAGCAAATTTTCGACTAgttttcttgactttttgatTAATCAGCTAATTGCACAAACCATAAATAGCATGTCTCTAGCCATATTCATGGTGTTAGAAATCAGCTTTAATTAGTCAGTTTACTTCAATGTCTGACCGATTGtgccaaaatcaattaggattCTCAGATTTTCTTTTCATGCCTGCATGTGGGTCCTTTTTT contains:
- the LOC113759488 gene encoding putative late blight resistance protein homolog R1A-10; translation: MQLTVLDLLGVPKLDLGRSDRNEQSTSEAEQYSDENSPEIVSIHGKLGLGKTPLARKVLNDPQVEYHFFTRIFVSVSKDYNKKEVLLSILSAFIKDIRDRNMSVQELVAEVRKTLKYKYLIVMDDVWDTKAWEDLKDAFPDYNKGSRVLITTRQESMAKRAATKTDPYLLRFMTIEEAEELLRTKVFNENECPEKLQPAESRILKKCGGLPLAIVVTAGILRNDPENEKWWESVAQKSLSMDELDSDSQKQLVDDLIRRSYDNLRHVYKSCFLYLGVFPEDLEIQVSKLFQLWIAEGFIPQIERESMEETAERCLRELVDRNLVMVRQRTLSGRIKTCLVHDTLRDFCKRTAKAENLFQECDTGTVSSSSRRLFCINSQFSNYISSLLPAQNVRSFLSFGQEETTLNQDLCPNVFKQFNLLRVLDILSIKLPGPRFPVQLPNLVLLKFIAICCELKILPRKMSSLLNLQTLVVRTTSPTLAIEADIWAMTKLRHLHTNTSTTLPKCPDQSPGGENLQTLSTVSPESLTKEVFKRAKNLKKLGIRGKLHDLVEGHGESSLFDSLCELDSLENLKLYGDDVNSKLLALPQAHKFPPRLTRLSLHNTSLDWNYMSILGNLRNLDVLTLKDYAFKGDYWKTKRGGFPSLKVSSLELQI